The following are encoded in a window of Legionella geestiana genomic DNA:
- the rpe gene encoding ribulose-phosphate 3-epimerase encodes MSCLLAPSLLAANSLALGDEIDAVVRAGADMLHLDIMDNHYVPNLSFGPAFCTALHARFPATPIDVHLMVSPVDTMIEAFARAGASRISIHPDATTHLDRSLALIRDLGAEAGIALNPATSVDCLRYCMHRLDFVLVMTVNPGFGGQSLIPEVLQKIEWIKTHYPQLPISVDGGITVDNIADVARAGATHFVAGSSIFNTPDYTATIRLMREKLSERKA; translated from the coding sequence ATGTCCTGTCTTCTGGCTCCCTCCCTGCTGGCGGCAAATTCGCTTGCATTGGGTGACGAAATCGATGCAGTAGTGCGTGCCGGTGCAGATATGCTGCACCTCGATATCATGGACAATCACTATGTCCCGAATTTAAGTTTTGGACCAGCGTTTTGCACAGCACTTCATGCACGTTTTCCGGCAACACCGATTGACGTGCACCTGATGGTTAGCCCGGTCGACACGATGATTGAAGCCTTCGCGAGAGCGGGCGCTTCCCGCATCAGCATTCATCCAGACGCCACAACACACCTTGACCGAAGCCTCGCACTGATTCGTGACCTGGGTGCCGAGGCGGGCATTGCCCTGAATCCGGCAACCTCAGTTGACTGTCTGCGCTATTGTATGCACCGGCTTGATTTCGTGCTGGTAATGACTGTTAATCCAGGCTTTGGCGGCCAGTCTCTGATTCCTGAAGTACTTCAAAAAATCGAATGGATTAAAACGCATTATCCGCAACTGCCCATTTCCGTTGACGGCGGAATCACTGTTGATAATATTGCGGATGTCGCACGTGCTGGCGCCACTCATTTTGTAGCGGGGTCGTCCATTTTCAATACACCGGATTATACGGCAACAATTCGCCTTATGCGGGAAAAACTCTCCGAACGGAAAGCATAA
- a CDS encoding transglycosylase SLT domain-containing protein, whose protein sequence is MRQKLLVFILALTCLQPVYALSGNAYMERFQRYQNWSENLPELPDEAFYRFISDDTPLAVKLRNKWLYHLASKKDWREFDKWYRPGDDAFLRCFAARAKLETGHTEEALSLAKTLWMQGNSLPQACDKLFDILFSKKMMDNALVSERIVLALEARNLPLARYLLTRMNPPRMDDTKRLHAIYQNPATILNLPRGPLYSSFYLYGLTRLVSLNMDKAITLWNNPKTRTMLSEHQQQQFLAQLTLYKAMRGHADTAQWFSRIKSPWYNDTLLGWQIRHALKHHQWQAVLKGIDKLQDKDNACWRYWRARALEALGKKEDAKVLYTALSSERNYYGFLASRHVKSPPQFQNEPVVTDLKRLKPYAPVTNTIQSLYLNQKPVEAARLLNEFSSELPKRDRSALAWWLTDTLQWHARAVYLSSSTDMLNNQLAVRFPLAWKDSVNRYAQKYRIPPEFVYAVIRQESAFHHEIVSSAGAMGLMQILPQTGKVVARREHIPFDGKNPLFSPTKNINIGVAYLEELARRFGRHPVLMAAAYNAGPRQVRYWLSNHPSNPMDIWIETLPWQETRNYLKNIIAFCAVYQYRLDKKPDLKPFLKPVSS, encoded by the coding sequence ATGAGACAAAAACTGCTGGTGTTTATACTTGCGCTCACCTGCCTGCAGCCGGTTTATGCGCTGAGTGGCAATGCGTACATGGAACGTTTTCAACGCTACCAAAATTGGTCTGAAAATCTTCCCGAGCTACCGGATGAAGCGTTTTACCGTTTCATCAGCGATGACACACCACTTGCTGTGAAATTACGAAATAAATGGCTTTATCACCTTGCCAGTAAAAAAGACTGGCGTGAATTTGATAAATGGTACCGACCGGGCGATGATGCTTTTCTTCGCTGCTTTGCGGCACGTGCGAAACTTGAAACCGGACACACTGAGGAAGCCCTTTCACTGGCAAAAACACTCTGGATGCAGGGAAACTCCCTGCCGCAGGCGTGTGATAAGCTGTTTGACATACTTTTCTCAAAGAAAATGATGGATAATGCGCTTGTCAGCGAGCGCATCGTGCTTGCCCTTGAGGCACGTAATCTTCCACTTGCGCGCTATCTCCTGACGCGCATGAACCCACCGCGCATGGATGATACCAAACGGCTGCATGCCATCTACCAGAACCCGGCAACCATATTGAACCTGCCACGTGGCCCGCTCTACAGCAGCTTTTACCTTTATGGCCTGACGCGCCTCGTATCTCTTAATATGGATAAGGCTATAACACTTTGGAACAATCCTAAAACCCGTACCATGTTAAGCGAGCATCAGCAACAACAGTTTCTGGCCCAACTCACCCTGTACAAGGCAATGCGTGGACATGCAGATACCGCACAATGGTTTTCGCGCATCAAGTCACCGTGGTACAACGATACCCTGCTCGGCTGGCAGATTCGTCATGCGCTGAAACATCATCAGTGGCAGGCAGTTTTAAAGGGCATTGATAAACTTCAGGACAAAGACAATGCCTGCTGGCGCTACTGGCGTGCTCGTGCGCTTGAAGCGCTTGGCAAAAAAGAGGATGCGAAAGTGCTCTATACAGCACTCAGCTCTGAGCGAAACTATTACGGTTTTCTCGCAAGCCGTCATGTTAAAAGTCCGCCGCAGTTTCAAAATGAGCCGGTCGTAACCGACTTAAAACGTCTGAAACCTTACGCACCAGTTACCAATACCATTCAATCACTCTATCTGAATCAAAAGCCGGTTGAGGCCGCACGCCTGCTCAATGAATTTTCAAGTGAACTGCCAAAGCGCGATCGCTCGGCACTCGCATGGTGGCTCACCGATACGCTGCAATGGCACGCACGTGCGGTGTACTTGAGCAGCAGCACGGATATGTTGAATAACCAGCTTGCGGTACGTTTTCCGCTTGCCTGGAAAGATTCAGTCAACCGTTATGCGCAAAAGTACCGTATTCCACCTGAATTTGTATATGCGGTCATACGCCAGGAAAGTGCTTTTCACCACGAAATCGTCTCATCAGCCGGTGCCATGGGCCTCATGCAGATTTTACCGCAGACGGGTAAAGTTGTAGCCAGACGCGAGCATATTCCATTTGATGGCAAGAACCCGCTTTTTTCACCCACCAAAAATATCAACATTGGCGTCGCCTATCTTGAAGAACTTGCCCGCCGCTTTGGTCGGCATCCGGTACTGATGGCTGCTGCTTACAATGCTGGACCGAGACAGGTGCGTTACTGGCTGTCAAACCATCCATCCAATCCGATGGATATCTGGATTGAAACGCTTCCCTGGCAGGAAACACGTAATTATCTGAAGAACATCATCGCGTTTTGTGCCGTATATCAATATCGACTGGATAAGAAGCCGGATTTAAAGCCATTTTTAAAGCCGGTTTCGTCTTAA
- the rimI gene encoding ribosomal protein S18-alanine N-acetyltransferase, protein MQFSDVDAVYAIECAAHRAPWSRDILHDCVLVGYDCRVLAQSAEDKSEHSTVIGYLIARYTQEGSAHILNVCIAPDFQGKGYGQRFLKHFLKTLKRPGMKEIILEVRPTNPTAIHIYEKLGFTQAEVKEGYYNDVQGIEDALLLKKVL, encoded by the coding sequence ATGCAATTTTCGGATGTCGATGCCGTCTATGCCATTGAGTGCGCGGCGCATCGTGCCCCCTGGAGTCGAGATATTCTTCATGACTGTGTGCTGGTTGGCTATGATTGCCGAGTGCTTGCACAATCGGCTGAAGATAAAAGCGAGCACTCAACCGTTATAGGATACCTGATTGCCCGCTACACGCAGGAAGGGAGCGCACACATTCTCAATGTGTGTATTGCGCCAGATTTTCAGGGCAAAGGCTATGGACAGCGTTTTTTAAAACATTTTCTTAAGACTTTAAAACGCCCCGGTATGAAAGAAATCATTCTTGAAGTACGCCCTACAAACCCTACAGCCATTCATATCTACGAAAAGCTTGGATTTACGCAGGCGGAAGTGAAAGAAGGGTACTACAACGATGTTCAAGGCATTGAAGACGCGCTTTTGTTAAAAAAAGTGCTCTAG
- the lpdA gene encoding dihydrolipoyl dehydrogenase, protein MPKTLKADVVVIGSGPGGYTAAFRAADLGLQTVLVERFPSLGGVCLNVGCIPSKALLHLARVLDEHHEMDNAGISFGKPKLDAGKMVTWKNSVVGKLTGGLKALAKQRKVEVLTGSAAFSGSHSLHVDDGAEGISVEFKHAIIAVGSESVSLPFIPEDKRIFSSTGALELADIKGSLLVLGGGIIGLEMATVYSALGVDVTVVEFMDQLMPGADADLVNVLQKRMAKKGVKFILKTKVTGVEAKKDGLYVTMEGEGAPSAPQCFQQMLVAVGRRPNGGTIAAEKAGVTVTERGFIPVDKQMRTNVSHIFAIGDVVGQPMLAHKAIPEGKVAAEVIAGKKHYFDPRCIPSVAYTDPEIAWAGLTENEAKAKNISYEKGTFPWAASGRALSIGREEGITKLLFCPDTRRILGAGIVGSNAGDLIAETVLAIEMGCDVEDLALSIHPHPTVSETIAQAAEAFEGTITDLYLPKKKSNH, encoded by the coding sequence ATGCCTAAGACGCTGAAAGCGGATGTTGTCGTAATCGGAAGTGGTCCTGGCGGCTACACAGCTGCGTTTCGCGCAGCTGACCTTGGCCTGCAGACAGTGCTCGTTGAGCGATTTCCATCATTGGGAGGCGTATGCCTGAATGTCGGCTGCATTCCTTCAAAAGCACTGCTGCACCTTGCCCGCGTGCTCGATGAACATCATGAAATGGACAACGCTGGTATCAGCTTTGGTAAACCAAAGCTTGATGCCGGTAAAATGGTGACATGGAAAAATTCAGTTGTGGGTAAGCTCACAGGTGGCCTCAAGGCACTTGCAAAGCAGCGCAAGGTAGAAGTGTTGACAGGGAGTGCCGCATTTTCCGGCAGTCATTCACTGCACGTTGATGACGGTGCTGAAGGAATAAGTGTTGAATTCAAGCATGCCATTATTGCGGTTGGCAGTGAGTCTGTCAGTCTGCCGTTTATTCCTGAAGATAAACGTATTTTCAGCTCTACAGGGGCGCTTGAGCTTGCCGATATTAAAGGCAGTCTCCTTGTACTTGGTGGCGGTATTATCGGCCTTGAAATGGCAACGGTGTATTCCGCGCTGGGTGTAGACGTGACAGTAGTTGAGTTTATGGATCAGCTTATGCCAGGTGCTGATGCCGATTTGGTCAACGTGCTGCAAAAGCGCATGGCGAAAAAAGGTGTTAAGTTTATTCTCAAGACTAAAGTCACCGGGGTTGAAGCCAAAAAAGACGGGCTCTATGTCACCATGGAAGGCGAGGGCGCTCCCAGTGCTCCCCAGTGTTTCCAGCAGATGCTGGTAGCCGTTGGACGCCGGCCCAATGGCGGCACCATTGCGGCTGAAAAAGCAGGCGTTACGGTAACCGAGCGCGGCTTTATTCCGGTTGACAAACAAATGCGCACCAATGTTAGCCACATTTTTGCCATTGGTGATGTCGTGGGCCAACCGATGCTTGCACATAAAGCCATTCCTGAGGGCAAGGTGGCGGCTGAGGTTATTGCCGGTAAGAAGCACTATTTTGACCCACGCTGCATTCCAAGTGTTGCTTATACCGACCCTGAAATTGCCTGGGCAGGCCTTACAGAAAATGAAGCAAAGGCTAAAAACATTTCGTATGAGAAGGGTACATTCCCCTGGGCTGCGAGTGGACGCGCGCTTAGTATCGGACGAGAAGAAGGGATAACCAAACTTCTGTTCTGTCCCGATACCCGCCGTATACTTGGAGCCGGAATTGTAGGTTCTAATGCGGGCGATCTTATCGCTGAAACTGTGCTTGCCATAGAGATGGGCTGTGATGTTGAAGACCTCGCGCTTTCGATTCATCCACACCCGACAGTCTCTGAAACCATTGCGCAGGCGGCGGAAGCGTTTGAAGGCACTATTACGGATTTGTATCTGCCTAAAAAGAAAAGTAACCATTAA